In Cololabis saira isolate AMF1-May2022 chromosome 4, fColSai1.1, whole genome shotgun sequence, one DNA window encodes the following:
- the lrfn1 gene encoding leucine-rich repeat and fibronectin type III domain-containing protein 1, with protein sequence MERLVLCTLLCAALVKGYSCPGRCICQHLSPTLTLLCAKTGLLFVPPTIDRKTVELRLTDNFITIIRRKDFFNMTSLVHLTLSRNTISQIVPHAFLGLRSLRALHMDGNRLTSIKSDHFKGLINLRHLILGNNQIHLVAQTSFDEFVSTIEDLDLSSNNLRTLPWDAIARMTNINTLTLDHNLIDHIGAGTFTLLTKLVRLDMTSNRLQKLPPDSLFQHAQVLSETKDSGSSTLAVSFGGNPLHCNCELLWLRRLTREDDLETCASPEHLMDKYFWSIQEEEFICEPPLITKHSAAKSYVMEGQGVTLKCKAVGDPDPDIHWRSPDGKLVHNNSRTILYDNGTLDILITTLRDSGAFNCVASNAAGIATAAVEINMIPLPLFVNNTGHMREDPGLSDITTSSKSGNDTKGYDKQDRRVMVAELTSSSAVIRWPSERHIPGIRMYQIQYNSTADDTLVYRMIPSTSKNFLINDLAAGREYELCVLAVYDDGITSLTATRVVGCVQFHTAHEVSQCRFMHSQFLGGTMIIIIGGIIVASVLVFIIILMIRYKAYSGPVESRSKVSAGMHSQTNGSQQRLQRSASKQLSDDGQCEAQAPRECMALVLRVDHEKKEDPASTTAILEVELSPNIDKMKRRASMDVQRSGPPSEDTQTDSSLTGSTMSLCLIGPNAGTKEAPRLKDKKSALANVGLLPNELARTRHRFSFDGGDYSIFQSHSYPRRARTRWHKSTNQLDVESSPLANRRVTFSSTEWMLESTV encoded by the exons ATGGAGCGGCTGGTTCTGTGCACGCTGCTGTGTGCGGCTCTGGTGAAGGGCTACAGCTGCCCCGGCCGCTGCATCTGCCAGCACCTCTCCCCGACTCTGACGCTGCTCTGCGCTAAGACCGGCTTGTTGTTCGTGCCGCCCACGATCGACCGCAAGACTGTCGAGCTGCGGCTCACCGATAACTTCATCACAATCATCCGCAGGAAGGACTTTTTCAACATGACCAGTTTGGTCCACCTCACCCTGTCCCGCAACACCATCAGCCAGATCGTCCCCCACGCTTTCCTCGGCCTGCGCTCCCTCCGGGCGCTCCACATGGACGGGAACCGCCTCACTTCTATAAAAAGTGACCACTTTAAAGGCCTCATCAACCTACGGCACCTCATCCTGGGAAACAACCAGATCCATCTGGTGGCTCAGACCTCCTTCGATGAGTTTGTTTCCACAATCGAGGACTTGGATCTTTCCAGTAACAACCTGCGCACCCTCCCGTGGGACGCTATAGCCAGAATGACCAACATTAACACGCTCACCCTCGACCACAACCTGATAGACCACATTGGGGCGGGGACCTTTACGTTGCTGACGAAGCTGGTGCGCCTGGACATGACGTCTAACCGGCTGCAGAAGCTGCCGCCGGACAGCCTGTTCCAGCACGCTCAGGTGCTGTCGGAGACCAAGGACTCCGGCTCGTCCACTCTGGCGGTCAGCTTCGGGGGGAACCCTCTTCACTGCAACTGTGAGCTGCTGTGGCTGCGCAGGCTGACTAGAGAGGATGATTTGGAGACCTGTGCCTCACCAGAACACCTCATGGACAAATACTTCTGGTCCATCCAAGAGGAGGAGTTCATCTGCGAGCCGCCGCTGATCACCAAACACAGCGCCGCCAAGTCTTACGTGATGGAGGGGCAGGGCGTGACTCTTAAATGCAAAGCGGTGGGTGATCCCGACCCAGATATCCACTGGCGGTCCCCGGACGGGAAGCTGGTCCATAACAACTCCCGCACCATCCTGTACGATAACGGCACCCTTGATattctcatcaccacgctgagGGACAGCGGCGCATTTAACTGCGTGGCGTCCAACGCCGCGGGCATCGCCACAGCTGCCGTGGAGATCAACATGATCCCCTTGCCCTTGTTTGTCAACAACACGGGCCACATGCGGGAGGACCCCGGCCTCTCCGACATCACCACCTCCTCCAAATCCGGCAATGACACCAAAGGTTACGACAAGCAGGACAGGAGGGTGATGGTGGCGGAGCTGACCTCGTCCTCCGCCGTGATCCGCTGGCCGTCGGAGCGCCACATCCCCGGCATCCGCATGTACCAGATCCAGTACAACAGCACAGCGGATGACACTTTAGTGTACAG AATGATCCCATCTACCAGCAAGAACTTCTTAATCAATGACCTGGCTGCAGGACGGGAGTACGAGCTGTGCGTGCTGGCGGTTTACGATGACGGCATCACGTCACTGACGGCCACTCGCGTGGTCGGCTGCGTGCAGTTCCACACGGCCCACGAGGTCAGCCAGTGTCGATTCATGCACAGCCAGTTCCTGGGAGGCACCATGATAATCATCATCGGCGGCATTATCGTCGCTTCGGTGCTAGTGTTCATCATCATCCTGATGATCCGCTACAAGGCCTACAGCGGCCCCGTGGAGAGCAGGTCTAAGGTCAGCGCCGGCATGCACTCGCAGACCAACGGCAGCCAGCAGCGGCTCCAGCGCTCCGCCTCCAAGCAGCTGTCCGACGACGGCCAGTGTGAAGCTCAGGCGCCCCGAGAGTGCATGGCGCTGGTGCTCAGGGTGGATCACGAGAAGAAGGAGGACCCAGCATCCACCACTGCCATCCTGGAGGTGGAGCTTTCTCCAAACATAGACAAGATGAAGAGAAGAGCCAGCATGGACGTACAGCGCTCCGGCCCGCCGTCTGAAGACACGCAGACGGACAGCAGCCTGACGGGCTCCACCATGTCGCTGTGTCTTATAGGTCCCAACGCCGGCACCAAGGAGGCTCCCCGGCTGAAGGACAAAAAAAGCGCCCTCGCCAACGTGGGGCTGCTTCCAAACGAGCTGGCACGAACTAGGCACCGATTCTCTTTTGATGGTGGGGATTACTCCATATTTCAGAGTCATAGTtacccacgcagagcgaggacAAGGTGGCACAAGTCCACCAACCAGCTCGACGTGGAGTCTTCACCGCTCGCCAACAGGAGAGTTACTTTCAGCAGCACTGAGTGGATGCTCGAGAGCACAGTCTGA